Proteins encoded in a region of the uncultured Paludibaculum sp. genome:
- a CDS encoding ATP synthase F0 subunit C, with protein MTVRNILILMALMMIAVPTFAQTGTTAGTFVLPGAFAMAIASGLCALAQGKAISASVEGIARNPGAAGAIRILLILGLAFIESLALFTLINVGK; from the coding sequence ATGACCGTTCGCAACATCCTCATCCTGATGGCGCTCATGATGATCGCCGTCCCGACCTTCGCCCAGACGGGCACGACTGCGGGCACGTTCGTGCTGCCCGGCGCTTTCGCCATGGCGATCGCTTCCGGCCTTTGCGCCCTGGCGCAGGGCAAGGCGATCTCCGCCTCGGTGGAAGGCATCGCCCGCAACCCCGGGGCCGCCGGCGCCATCCGCATCCTGCTCATCCTCGGTCTCGCCTTCATCGAATCTCTGGCGCTGTTCACCCTGATCAACGTCGGCAAGTAG
- the atpB gene encoding F0F1 ATP synthase subunit A: MHEHELWFTALLNQYLAAPANALFQLVGFHTEDAAKPWSNYMAMELLVIGFLMLVALIVRAGLSVDRPGKLQLVMENIYTFIGDQAHEIIGHGAKPRVAYFSMIFLFVVTSNLLGIIPTFESPTMYYFVPAGLAIATFLYYNGQGIKEQGVLGHLKHFCGPLWWLAWFMFPLEIISHCIRPVSLTIRLFANMLAGEQVTVGFLAMVPWVVPVIFMGLHVFVSFVQAFIFMMLSMVYVGESVAHEEH; encoded by the coding sequence ATGCACGAGCATGAACTCTGGTTTACCGCGCTGCTGAACCAATACCTCGCGGCGCCGGCCAACGCACTCTTCCAACTTGTTGGCTTTCACACTGAAGATGCCGCCAAGCCATGGTCGAACTACATGGCCATGGAGCTGCTGGTCATCGGTTTCCTGATGCTCGTCGCCCTCATCGTGCGCGCCGGGCTCTCGGTGGACCGCCCCGGGAAACTGCAGTTGGTGATGGAGAACATCTACACCTTCATCGGCGACCAGGCCCACGAGATCATAGGACACGGCGCCAAACCGCGAGTGGCCTATTTCAGCATGATCTTTCTGTTCGTAGTGACTTCGAACCTGCTGGGCATCATTCCCACTTTCGAGTCGCCCACCATGTACTACTTCGTGCCGGCCGGCCTCGCCATTGCCACGTTTCTCTACTACAACGGCCAAGGCATCAAAGAGCAGGGCGTTCTCGGCCACCTGAAGCACTTTTGCGGTCCGCTGTGGTGGCTGGCCTGGTTCATGTTCCCCTTGGAGATCATCAGTCACTGCATCCGCCCCGTCTCGCTCACCATTCGTCTTTTCGCCAACATGCTGGCCGGTGAGCAGGTGACCGTCGGCTTCCTGGCCATGGTTCCGTGGGTCGTTCCTGTGATCTTCATGGGCCTGCACGTGTTCGTCTCGTTCGTCCAGGCGTTCATCTTCATGATGCTCAGCATGGTGTACGTGGGCGAATCGGTGGCGCACGAGGAGCACTAA
- a CDS encoding ATP synthase subunit I — MTADLDYPRITRRIVKLMAILTAAGALIFFVVKGFGAMLSFLGGAAISSLSFWLLHRMVADVTKVVEGEQVKPVSLLVHAFRMLILGGAAYAIVKTYGSFVPAVACGLTLAVTAATIEVLIELLYARA; from the coding sequence GTGACGGCCGATCTCGACTACCCCCGCATCACCCGCCGCATCGTGAAGCTCATGGCCATTCTGACAGCGGCGGGCGCCCTTATCTTTTTCGTTGTGAAGGGCTTCGGCGCCATGCTCAGTTTTCTGGGCGGGGCCGCCATTTCGAGCCTCAGCTTCTGGTTGCTGCACCGGATGGTGGCTGACGTCACGAAAGTAGTGGAAGGTGAGCAAGTGAAGCCCGTTTCCCTGCTCGTCCACGCCTTTAGAATGCTTATCCTGGGCGGCGCGGCCTATGCTATCGTTAAGACTTACGGGTCTTTTGTCCCCGCTGTAGCCTGTGGCTTGACGCTGGCAGTGACGGCAGCGACTATCGAAGTCCTGATCGAACTTCTGTATGCACGAGCATGA
- a CDS encoding S46 family peptidase — protein sequence MRFKFQVTVAAAVLPFAAGLCLADEGMWLLNAFPKEAVEKKYHFQVTDQFLDHLRLSAVRFNNGGTGSFVSPDGLLFTNHHVGADCIQKISSGQNDYIKNGFVAKTLADERSCPDLEVNVLLKIEDVTAKVTAGVTPRTPAAEANAKKKAAMSALEKACNASTGNRCDVVTLYSGGLYHLYQYRKYTDIRLVMAPEFGIAFFGGDQENFTYPRYNLDITFFRAYENGKPVHVDQYFKWAKTGVKEGDLTFVPGNPGSTGRLATVTELEFSASTSYPLVQRRLASLISALEQYMAKGPEQKRIAGENLFGNQNSYKAYTGFLTGLRDRTLMDRKRMEEKELKAAIAKDPARAEEFSRFWDELATTYQNYKGFYAPYWLLERGATRGSELLEIARDIVRYAEEKPKPDSQRLREYTDAGLPSLEQAMYSEAPIYPAMEEVAIENYFSFLVKELGESNPVVKAILDGKTPADAAKYYVQSSKLPMIAERKRLAASLDEVRKSRDGMIRLALILDKPARELRKRYEDQVESVVNRASGRIAQARFAAFGGSEYPDATFTMRLAYGDVRGYRDEAGRQIPYATDFAGFFAKGSQQEPFIIPPAWVKAKPALDLKTHFDFVTTNDTHGGNSGSATLNTKGEIVGILFDGNIESLPNRFVYTDERSRSVHVCSEAIAEALSKVYKADRLLRELGIEITKLTP from the coding sequence ATGAGATTCAAGTTTCAAGTTACGGTAGCGGCGGCCGTGCTTCCGTTCGCCGCCGGCCTCTGCCTGGCGGACGAGGGTATGTGGCTGCTGAACGCATTCCCCAAAGAAGCCGTTGAGAAGAAATACCACTTCCAGGTCACCGACCAGTTCCTGGACCACCTTCGACTCAGCGCGGTCCGCTTCAACAACGGCGGAACAGGCAGTTTCGTTTCGCCCGATGGTCTGCTGTTCACCAACCACCACGTCGGTGCCGACTGTATCCAGAAGATCAGTTCGGGCCAGAACGACTACATCAAGAACGGCTTTGTCGCGAAGACCCTGGCCGACGAGCGGAGTTGCCCGGACCTGGAGGTCAACGTTCTTCTGAAGATCGAGGACGTGACCGCCAAGGTAACCGCCGGCGTCACGCCGAGGACCCCGGCCGCCGAAGCCAACGCCAAGAAGAAGGCCGCCATGTCAGCCTTGGAGAAGGCCTGTAACGCTTCCACAGGCAACCGCTGTGATGTCGTAACTCTCTATTCCGGTGGTCTTTATCATCTGTACCAATACCGCAAGTACACCGACATCCGGCTCGTCATGGCACCCGAGTTCGGCATCGCCTTTTTTGGCGGCGACCAGGAGAATTTCACCTACCCCCGCTACAACCTGGACATTACGTTCTTTCGCGCTTACGAGAACGGAAAGCCGGTGCACGTCGACCAGTACTTCAAATGGGCCAAGACCGGAGTGAAAGAGGGCGACTTGACGTTTGTCCCCGGCAACCCCGGATCCACCGGCCGGTTGGCGACCGTCACGGAACTGGAGTTCTCCGCCAGCACGTCCTATCCGCTCGTCCAGCGCCGCCTCGCTTCGCTCATCAGCGCCCTGGAGCAGTACATGGCCAAGGGTCCCGAACAAAAGCGGATCGCCGGTGAGAATCTCTTCGGCAATCAGAACAGCTACAAGGCCTATACGGGATTCCTGACAGGACTGCGGGACAGGACCCTGATGGACCGGAAGCGCATGGAAGAAAAGGAGCTAAAGGCAGCCATCGCGAAAGATCCGGCACGCGCTGAGGAGTTCTCCAGGTTCTGGGACGAACTGGCGACCACCTATCAGAACTACAAGGGCTTCTACGCACCCTATTGGCTGCTGGAGCGCGGCGCGACACGTGGCTCCGAACTGTTGGAGATCGCCCGTGACATCGTTCGCTACGCGGAAGAGAAGCCCAAACCGGACAGCCAGCGCCTCCGCGAATACACCGATGCCGGGCTGCCCTCGCTGGAGCAGGCTATGTACTCGGAGGCGCCCATCTATCCAGCCATGGAAGAGGTCGCCATCGAAAACTACTTCTCGTTTCTGGTGAAGGAGTTGGGCGAATCGAACCCAGTGGTGAAGGCCATTCTGGACGGTAAGACGCCAGCCGACGCAGCCAAATACTACGTGCAGAGCAGCAAGTTGCCGATGATCGCGGAGCGGAAGCGGCTGGCGGCTAGTCTCGACGAGGTCAGGAAGTCGCGGGATGGCATGATCCGCCTGGCCCTGATTCTGGACAAGCCCGCTCGTGAGCTACGGAAGCGCTATGAAGACCAGGTGGAAAGCGTAGTCAACCGGGCCTCGGGCCGCATCGCCCAGGCGCGCTTCGCCGCCTTTGGCGGCAGCGAGTATCCAGACGCCACCTTCACGATGCGCCTGGCCTACGGTGATGTGCGCGGATACCGGGACGAAGCTGGCCGGCAGATCCCCTATGCGACTGATTTTGCGGGCTTTTTTGCGAAAGGCAGCCAACAGGAACCGTTCATTATTCCACCCGCCTGGGTCAAGGCCAAACCGGCGCTCGACCTCAAGACGCATTTCGATTTCGTTACTACAAATGACACGCATGGCGGCAACAGCGGCAGCGCAACCCTCAACACGAAGGGGGAGATCGTCGGCATCCTGTTCGACGGGAACATCGAAAGCCTGCCTAACCGCTTTGTTTACACCGACGAGCGGTCGCGCAGCGTGCATGTCTGCAGCGAGGCGATCGCTGAGGCGTTGAGCAAGGTTTACAAAGCGGACCGGCTTCTACGGGAGCTTGGGATTGAAATCACAAAATTGACTCCGTAA
- a CDS encoding ATP-binding protein, with amino-acid sequence MKELKNQFIGALLVVLTVTAVICAGVNYQQQARFHLPDDGATWMDVPNASSSEQSLRVVAAFVEPNGPADLAGIRKGDAVRLIAPVENTAGIAVRQASDVAQLLFQAGVWGKATYTLNRNGVEITAKVIVADANRDRALYFQYFVGAAYLAIGLFLFFRRNQAPKALHFYFLCLVSFILHTFHYTGKLNSFDTGIYISNVVAGLLAPALFVHFCLTFPEPRRSWSSWRAVSVYLPALSLILLHLGVAVGVVHTALPLIEMRWLLDRAWMLLFCASYTAGAVLLHFSYRRTEDTIVRQQLKWLRNGTLAGIIPFAALYAVPFLLGGVPTPTMRLSVLFLAFIPLTWAYAILRYRLMDVDIIFQQGYVYVLATLSVLGIVYMLVFALTKRDELSPTSVVLLVLVAAFVFEPLRGWFQQQLDRYFFYKDRYDYRRTLIAFARELSSEMDLDRTLTSVGERLLSTLSVGHVAFFLSKENEHGFQLHTALDRDGGVRRLKSESLDLSFLLDSPEEPYLFFESTRHALDVVTHGKAPSVRASIAELDLTYYLPCNFRGRTLAWLGVSRSNKGDFLSSDDIDLLASLAGYIAMAVENARLYRSLAAKAEQYERLKEFSENIVESINVGILAADLEDRVESWNSQIERLTGIPRESAVGRKLSDLFPEALGAHFDALRANNQVHQLYKIPLRRDVLAAPALNGNGYKNGNGAVNGNGNSKPQRTEVIVNLAIAPLVTKDGARIGRLIIFDDVTEREDLERRLVQADKLSSIGLLAAGVAHEVNTPLAVISTYAQMLAKQVHGDEQKSKLLDKIAKSTFRASEIVNSLLNFSRTSSSEYEALDLNKVITETLSLLEHQFNKHAIEIQVDLEENAPLIRGNSGRLQQVFLNLFLNARDAMSNLPPDQPRRLSLRTKGEVSSLRVEVRDTGAGIPRDHQSRIFDPFFTTKGMQKGTGLGLSVTYGIVEEHGGMIEVESNPGEGALFRLEFPAASRKPVNA; translated from the coding sequence GTGAAGGAGCTGAAGAACCAGTTCATCGGCGCGCTATTGGTCGTCCTGACAGTGACGGCCGTAATTTGCGCGGGCGTGAACTATCAGCAGCAGGCCCGCTTCCACCTGCCGGACGACGGCGCGACCTGGATGGACGTGCCCAATGCTTCCAGCAGTGAGCAGAGCCTCCGTGTGGTCGCCGCTTTTGTCGAGCCGAACGGCCCCGCCGACCTGGCCGGTATCCGGAAAGGCGACGCTGTCCGTCTGATCGCCCCGGTGGAAAACACGGCCGGCATCGCGGTGCGGCAGGCGAGCGATGTGGCTCAGTTGCTGTTTCAGGCAGGTGTCTGGGGCAAGGCCACCTACACTCTGAACCGGAACGGGGTCGAAATCACCGCAAAGGTGATTGTGGCGGATGCCAATCGCGATCGGGCCCTTTACTTTCAGTACTTTGTTGGCGCTGCCTACCTGGCCATCGGGCTGTTTCTCTTCTTCCGGCGGAATCAGGCGCCCAAGGCCCTGCACTTCTATTTCCTCTGTCTGGTCAGCTTCATCCTGCATACCTTCCACTACACGGGAAAGCTGAACAGTTTCGACACGGGCATCTACATCTCCAACGTCGTGGCCGGACTGCTAGCCCCGGCGCTGTTCGTCCATTTCTGTCTGACCTTCCCTGAGCCGCGCCGGAGTTGGAGTTCGTGGCGGGCCGTATCGGTCTACCTGCCGGCTCTGTCGCTGATCCTGCTGCACCTGGGCGTCGCGGTGGGCGTCGTGCACACGGCTCTGCCACTCATTGAGATGCGCTGGCTGCTGGATCGTGCATGGATGCTGCTGTTCTGTGCCTCCTACACCGCCGGCGCCGTGCTTCTCCATTTCAGCTACCGGCGCACGGAGGACACCATCGTCCGGCAGCAGTTGAAGTGGCTTCGGAATGGGACCCTGGCGGGCATAATCCCGTTCGCCGCGCTGTACGCCGTGCCGTTCCTCCTCGGTGGCGTGCCGACACCGACGATGCGGCTATCCGTGCTGTTCCTGGCATTTATTCCGCTCACCTGGGCGTACGCGATTCTGCGTTACCGGCTGATGGACGTCGACATCATCTTCCAGCAAGGGTACGTTTATGTGCTGGCGACGCTTTCGGTGCTGGGCATCGTCTACATGCTGGTGTTCGCGCTCACGAAGCGTGACGAACTCAGCCCCACTTCGGTTGTCCTGCTGGTGCTGGTCGCGGCGTTCGTCTTTGAGCCTTTGCGGGGCTGGTTCCAGCAGCAACTCGACCGGTACTTTTTCTACAAAGACCGCTACGACTACCGACGTACGCTCATTGCGTTTGCCCGTGAGTTGAGCTCCGAGATGGACCTGGACCGGACCCTGACGAGCGTCGGGGAGCGTCTGCTCAGCACGCTGTCGGTCGGCCACGTCGCCTTTTTCCTCTCCAAGGAGAACGAGCACGGATTCCAACTGCACACGGCGCTGGACCGGGATGGCGGCGTGCGGCGTCTGAAGTCGGAGAGTCTGGATCTGTCGTTCCTGCTCGACTCACCCGAGGAGCCCTATCTTTTCTTCGAGAGTACCCGGCATGCCTTGGACGTGGTGACGCATGGCAAGGCGCCGTCGGTGCGCGCGAGCATCGCAGAACTGGATCTCACCTATTACCTGCCCTGCAACTTCCGCGGACGCACGCTCGCCTGGCTGGGTGTGAGCCGCTCCAACAAGGGCGACTTCCTGAGTTCCGACGACATCGACCTGCTGGCGTCGTTGGCCGGCTATATCGCCATGGCCGTTGAGAATGCCCGGCTTTACCGGTCGCTGGCCGCCAAGGCGGAACAGTACGAGCGACTGAAGGAGTTCAGCGAGAACATCGTCGAATCCATCAATGTGGGGATTCTGGCGGCCGATCTGGAAGACCGGGTGGAGAGTTGGAATTCCCAGATTGAACGGCTCACGGGCATCCCTCGGGAGTCGGCCGTTGGGCGGAAGTTGAGCGACCTGTTCCCTGAGGCGCTGGGCGCCCATTTTGACGCGCTACGCGCCAACAATCAGGTGCACCAGTTGTACAAGATTCCCTTGCGCCGGGATGTGCTGGCCGCTCCGGCATTGAACGGGAACGGCTACAAGAATGGGAACGGCGCGGTCAACGGGAATGGGAATTCGAAGCCGCAGCGGACGGAAGTGATCGTAAACTTGGCCATTGCTCCGCTCGTGACGAAGGACGGGGCCCGCATCGGCCGCCTGATCATCTTCGACGACGTGACGGAGCGTGAGGATCTGGAACGGCGCCTGGTGCAGGCGGACAAGCTCAGCTCCATCGGGCTGCTGGCCGCTGGCGTGGCGCACGAGGTGAATACGCCCTTGGCCGTAATCTCCACCTACGCCCAAATGCTCGCCAAACAGGTCCACGGCGACGAGCAGAAGTCCAAGCTGCTGGACAAGATCGCGAAATCGACGTTCCGCGCCAGCGAGATTGTGAACTCGCTGCTGAACTTCTCCCGCACGTCGTCCTCGGAATACGAAGCGCTCGACCTGAACAAGGTGATTACCGAGACGCTCTCGCTGTTGGAGCACCAGTTCAACAAACATGCGATCGAGATCCAGGTGGATCTCGAGGAGAACGCGCCCCTGATTCGCGGCAACTCGGGACGGCTGCAGCAGGTATTTCTGAACTTGTTTTTGAATGCGCGGGACGCGATGTCGAATCTGCCGCCCGATCAGCCGCGCCGCTTGTCTCTGCGAACAAAAGGCGAGGTATCCAGTCTCCGTGTGGAAGTGCGCGATACCGGGGCGGGGATTCCGAGGGACCACCAGTCGCGTATCTTTGACCCGTTCTTCACGACCAAAGGCATGCAGAAGGGGACCGGCCTCGGTTTGAGTGTGACTTATGGCATTGTGGAAGAGCACGGCGGCATGATCGAAGTGGAATCAAACCCTGGAGAGGGCGCTCTGTTCCGTCTTGAGTTTCCAGCCGCCAGCAGGAAACCGGTGAATGCCTGA
- a CDS encoding sigma-54 dependent transcriptional regulator encodes MPDIESVTPTASEAASSRGRILVIDDEADIRESFETLLELEGYTVQTAENATEGLKKFESGVYDLVLLDLMMPDRSGLEVLDDIRRRDKETPIFLITAYGSIEVAVEALKSGANDYFSKPWDNEKLIIEIERQLARTRLEQENRELRRALKQRYSFPNIVGKSERMLRVLDLVTQVAPSKSNILITGETGTGKELIAKAIHANSPRADQPFVGVNSSSMPPDLIESTLFGHVKGAFTGAIANRKGYFETANRGTIFLDEIGTLTLDMQVKLLRVLQERELMPVGSTETIKVDVRILAATNADLAKMVEEGRFRQDLYYRLNVINLALPPMRDRKEDIPILIEHFFQVYCKDNDKFMDVQGRSTLCFEPEAMHILMDYTWPGNVRELENAVERAVVLATTETVPVSVLPDYILHSTGVRIPREGGEALPADASLFEIVADFEARKITEVLEAVNYSQTDAAARLKIPLSTLNQKIKRLGIQVKRKASGT; translated from the coding sequence ATGCCTGACATTGAATCCGTTACGCCGACTGCCTCCGAGGCGGCCAGTTCTCGGGGCCGCATCCTAGTCATTGATGATGAGGCCGATATCCGCGAGAGCTTTGAGACGTTGCTGGAACTGGAAGGCTACACCGTCCAGACCGCGGAAAACGCCACGGAGGGGTTGAAGAAGTTCGAGTCTGGGGTCTACGACCTGGTGTTGCTGGATCTGATGATGCCCGACCGCTCCGGCCTCGAGGTGTTGGACGACATCCGCCGGCGGGACAAAGAGACACCCATCTTCCTGATTACCGCCTACGGGAGTATTGAGGTGGCGGTTGAGGCGCTGAAGTCTGGCGCCAACGACTATTTCTCGAAGCCGTGGGACAACGAAAAGCTCATCATTGAAATCGAGCGCCAGCTGGCGCGGACCAGGCTGGAGCAGGAAAATCGCGAGCTGCGGCGGGCACTGAAGCAGCGCTATTCGTTTCCGAACATCGTGGGCAAGAGCGAGCGGATGCTGCGCGTGCTCGACCTGGTCACGCAGGTGGCGCCTTCGAAGTCGAACATCCTCATCACGGGTGAAACCGGAACCGGCAAGGAATTGATTGCCAAGGCGATCCACGCCAATTCCCCGCGGGCCGACCAGCCGTTTGTGGGCGTCAATTCGAGCTCCATGCCGCCCGATCTGATCGAGTCGACCCTATTCGGGCACGTCAAGGGCGCCTTCACGGGAGCCATCGCCAATCGCAAAGGGTATTTCGAGACGGCCAATCGCGGCACCATCTTTCTGGATGAGATCGGCACACTCACCCTGGACATGCAGGTGAAACTGCTGCGCGTTCTGCAGGAGCGCGAACTGATGCCCGTGGGTTCCACTGAGACCATCAAGGTGGACGTCAGGATCCTGGCCGCTACGAACGCCGATCTGGCCAAGATGGTCGAGGAAGGGCGGTTCCGGCAGGATCTGTACTACCGGTTAAACGTCATCAACCTGGCGCTGCCGCCGATGCGCGACCGTAAGGAAGACATCCCGATCCTGATCGAGCACTTCTTCCAGGTCTATTGCAAGGACAACGACAAGTTCATGGATGTGCAAGGGCGCTCCACGCTCTGCTTCGAGCCAGAAGCGATGCACATCCTGATGGACTACACGTGGCCGGGGAATGTTCGCGAACTGGAAAATGCGGTGGAGCGGGCCGTGGTGTTAGCCACGACCGAGACCGTCCCGGTGAGCGTTCTTCCGGACTACATCCTCCATTCGACCGGTGTGAGAATTCCACGAGAGGGCGGGGAAGCCCTGCCGGCCGACGCCTCGTTGTTCGAGATCGTGGCCGACTTTGAAGCGCGCAAGATCACCGAAGTGCTGGAAGCCGTGAATTACTCCCAAACCGATGCGGCGGCACGGCTGAAGATCCCGCTTTCGACGCTGAACCAGAAGATCAAGCGGCTGGGGATCCAGGTCAAGCGCAAGGCGTCGGGCACCTAG
- a CDS encoding putative quinol monooxygenase: MSEPQLTLVAELIAQPGKEDQVRQELLSLIEPTRAEPGNVDYFLHESVEKPGHFLFYENWISEQALAEHAQTPYLQRLGTLTPLMLAGEPRLFKLRRIA, translated from the coding sequence ATGTCTGAACCTCAACTCACACTCGTCGCCGAGCTGATCGCCCAGCCGGGTAAGGAAGATCAAGTCCGCCAGGAGCTTCTCTCCCTGATCGAACCGACCCGGGCGGAGCCCGGGAATGTGGACTATTTCCTGCATGAATCGGTTGAGAAGCCCGGCCACTTTCTTTTCTATGAGAACTGGATCTCTGAGCAGGCATTGGCGGAGCACGCCCAGACTCCCTATTTGCAGCGGCTGGGCACCCTCACGCCACTGATGCTTGCGGGCGAGCCGCGACTGTTCAAGCTGCGCCGCATTGCCTGA
- a CDS encoding DPP IV N-terminal domain-containing protein, translating to MHWKATAALLALSTQLTPAQQKKPVTLESLSSGMTRMMAQFGSTPIWAPDGRRFAVRRGDEVALFDIASQTEKELFSTSELSKLSVQPPASKQIDWENRRVSESRLQWSSDGHRILLIGEGDLFLWSDETGKIEQLTATEVQERDPKLSPDGAKVSFRRGHELYVMDIASRKVTQLTTDSSETRWNAALDWVYPEELDLGTAHWWSPDSKSIAYLQFDVSREPLYPHADHLKIEAVAEPQRYPKAGAPNADVRVGVVEASGGLTRWMDFGETRDYLLARAHWTPDSNRVVVHRLNRTQNHLWILAADARTGKAQSLIEESDPAWINLSDDFEFLADGRIVLSSEKDGFRHIYLYSAEGRHEKQLTHGDWEVTAVSCVDEKSKKIWYTSSETSPLERQLYVVDFNGKDKRQLTKGAGTHSISMGPGCQYYLDTYSNLENPSRAMLNRAEDGSEVKVWREADRRSEEEYDILKSEIHTFKGTDGTLFYGRMIKPAGFDPAKKYPVLISVYGGPHVQTVRNSYSGLSWEQVMAHKGFLIWQMDNRGSYGRGHKFESPINRRLGKQELEDQKEGVKYLSGLGFADPNRVGIYGWSYGGYMTLYALVNAPEVFKAGAAGAAVADWRNYDTIYTERYLGRPQENEDGYKASSPVHSAAKLQGKLLLMHNIEDDNVLFGNALQMMNALQLENKDFETVIYSGKSHGVMGKARQHMLEKQTKFFEESLK from the coding sequence ATGCACTGGAAGGCAACCGCCGCCCTGCTCGCCCTCTCTACGCAGCTCACACCCGCTCAGCAAAAGAAGCCCGTCACCTTGGAGAGCCTGTCGTCCGGCATGACGCGTATGATGGCTCAGTTCGGCAGCACTCCAATCTGGGCTCCGGACGGCCGCCGCTTTGCCGTCCGCCGCGGAGACGAGGTCGCCCTTTTTGATATCGCCAGCCAGACGGAAAAGGAACTGTTCTCTACCTCGGAACTCTCCAAGCTGTCGGTTCAGCCGCCTGCCTCCAAACAGATAGACTGGGAGAACCGCCGGGTCTCTGAATCGCGCCTCCAGTGGTCCTCGGACGGCCACAGGATACTTCTCATCGGCGAGGGTGACCTCTTCCTGTGGAGTGACGAAACAGGCAAGATCGAACAGTTGACCGCGACCGAAGTGCAGGAGCGTGATCCCAAACTCTCACCCGACGGCGCAAAAGTGAGTTTCCGGCGAGGTCACGAACTCTATGTCATGGACATCGCGTCCAGGAAGGTGACACAACTCACCACCGACAGCTCGGAGACCCGCTGGAACGCGGCCCTGGATTGGGTCTACCCCGAAGAACTCGACTTGGGCACAGCCCACTGGTGGTCGCCCGACTCCAAGTCCATTGCTTACCTTCAGTTCGACGTCAGCCGCGAACCCCTGTACCCCCACGCGGACCACCTCAAGATCGAAGCTGTGGCCGAACCGCAGCGCTACCCCAAGGCCGGAGCTCCCAATGCGGATGTCCGCGTCGGGGTGGTCGAGGCATCGGGTGGCCTGACCCGCTGGATGGACTTCGGAGAAACACGCGATTACCTCCTGGCACGCGCTCATTGGACCCCTGACTCCAACCGCGTTGTCGTTCATCGTCTGAATCGAACCCAGAACCACCTCTGGATCCTGGCCGCCGATGCTCGCACTGGCAAGGCGCAGTCCCTCATTGAGGAGTCCGACCCCGCCTGGATCAACCTCAGCGACGACTTCGAATTCCTCGCCGACGGAAGGATCGTCCTGTCCTCCGAGAAGGATGGCTTCCGCCACATCTACCTCTATTCCGCCGAGGGTCGGCACGAGAAGCAACTCACACACGGCGACTGGGAGGTAACCGCCGTCTCTTGCGTCGACGAGAAGTCGAAGAAGATCTGGTACACGAGCAGCGAGACCAGCCCGCTGGAGCGTCAACTGTATGTCGTTGATTTCAATGGAAAAGACAAACGGCAACTGACAAAAGGCGCAGGTACGCACAGCATCTCCATGGGCCCTGGCTGCCAATACTACCTCGACACCTATTCCAATCTGGAGAATCCCTCGCGCGCCATGCTAAACAGGGCGGAAGACGGTTCCGAAGTGAAAGTCTGGCGGGAAGCCGACCGTAGGTCGGAGGAGGAGTACGACATCCTGAAGAGCGAGATCCACACGTTCAAAGGGACCGACGGCACCCTCTTCTACGGCCGCATGATCAAGCCCGCCGGGTTCGATCCGGCAAAGAAGTATCCGGTGCTCATCTCCGTCTACGGCGGACCGCACGTGCAAACCGTTCGCAACTCCTACAGCGGACTGAGCTGGGAGCAGGTGATGGCGCACAAGGGCTTCCTGATCTGGCAGATGGATAATCGCGGATCCTATGGCCGCGGTCACAAGTTCGAGTCGCCCATCAACCGCCGTTTGGGTAAGCAGGAACTCGAGGATCAAAAGGAAGGCGTGAAGTACCTCTCCGGCCTGGGATTCGCCGATCCAAACCGCGTGGGCATCTATGGCTGGAGCTACGGCGGGTACATGACCCTCTACGCCCTGGTGAATGCACCCGAGGTTTTCAAGGCAGGCGCCGCCGGGGCCGCTGTAGCCGATTGGCGCAACTACGACACTATCTATACGGAGCGATATCTCGGCCGTCCCCAGGAGAATGAAGACGGCTACAAGGCCAGCTCGCCCGTGCATTCTGCCGCCAAGCTGCAGGGGAAGCTCCTGCTCATGCATAACATCGAGGACGATAACGTGCTCTTCGGCAATGCTTTACAGATGATGAACGCGCTGCAACTAGAGAACAAGGACTTTGAGACGGTCATCTATTCCGGCAAGAGCCACGGGGTCATGGGCAAGGCGCGCCAACACATGCTGGAGAAGCAGACGAAGTTCTTCGAGGAGAGTCTGAAGTAG